In Fundulus heteroclitus isolate FHET01 chromosome 16, MU-UCD_Fhet_4.1, whole genome shotgun sequence, a single genomic region encodes these proteins:
- the sh2b1 gene encoding SH2B adapter protein 1 isoform X2 translates to MNGSLLTPPSPRAANSSPLPPSPSPSPSPPSPSLLPLSSRPPPLPPLVSPPPQAPPSSLSDTPTPSPSPSLSWTEFCELHARVAAGDFARHFRAFLQENPHYSTDSAAAFCRRFTDRFIRHFQTELEGPLPASCAPGRDDTVSWAPPSDATSLEEEAVSPLSGTGGAVLPCPPSGTPRVASRPAPARLVLESRGGDRFQDSYAQGQVLPPSSSSSCCSSVGGNNGRREERGAVLGPGNGDAPVEEEEDGWLGAASAGEGVEQEEEEAESCEADHAPHLLPSSSTPPPDSKGNGTPTSKSKLKKRFSLRSVGRSVRGSVRGILHWRSSSSDAAQNQLPSSYSYTMGVHDSAPAKRSSATQPPTPTSSMPVSLSMPLSLPHSSSSSLPPSSSSSATSLSVSEAARDRRRSNGEGGEKDKWSHRLEKLRLSRSPPPLLTQSPHPGSNSLPPSSAGAVGPPRKVGRLVREGGVSVSSSSDELGGNHVFSGFSFGLLHHGAESGGSAAPAQTAPVQPLASGGNVPWRGGRWHKCRLVLRERDREGAERGEEYYLEFFIPPKSSKPRLTVPCCSIVDVRSTTALEVPDKENTFLLQLEGSAQYVIETRDAVQMRAWLSDIRNAICLSEQEDAEGVCAASMDISGTPETADRLSQVCYGGIGGSSPLMDPLPPELPPRAPLDEPDGRNFGGGGASVGTPLAETPDATGSFLFSEVGPAEAVEHPLSECQWFHGTLSRLKAAQLVLAGGPASHGVFLVRQSETRRGEYVLTFNFQGKAKHLRLSLNEDGQCRVQHLWFQSIFDMLEHFRVHPIPLESGGASDVTLISFVGATAVRQPGRDRAGSRPAVCDAITTRHPDSPSTPISDCVLDQQTP, encoded by the exons ATGAACGGCTCTCTGCTAACCCCGCCCAGCCCGCGGGCCGCTAACTCCTCCCCTCTGCCCCCGTCGCCCTCACCGTCTCCCTCCCCACCGTCCCCCTCCCTGCTACCTTTGTCCTCCAgacccccccctctccccccgcTGGTGAGCCCGCCGCCCCAGGCGCCCCCGTCCTCCCTGTCCGACACCCCCACGCCGTCCCCCTCCCCGTCCCTGAGCTGGACTGAGTTCTGCGAGCTCCACGCTCGCGTCGCAGCCGGCGACTTTGCGCGCCACTTCCGGGCGTTTCTCCAGGAAAACCCGCACTACAGCACAGACTCGGCGGCGGCCTTCTGCCGGCGCTTCACCGACCGCTTCATCCGCCACTTCCAGACGGAGCTGGAGGGGCCGCTGCCGGCGAGCTGCGCCCCGGGGCGCGACGACACGGTGAGCTGGGCTCCCCCGTCAGACGCCACCTCTCTGGAAGAGGAGGCGGTCTCGCCCCTGTCGGGGACCGGCGGGGCGGTCCTCCCGTGCCCCCCCTCCGGCACGCCGCGGGTGGCGTCCAGGCCGGCGCCGGCCCGCCTGGTGCTGGAGAGCCGCGGCGGCGACCGCTTTCAGGACTCCTACGCCCAGGGCCAGGTGCTGCCCCCGTCCTCTTCGTCGTCGTGCTGCTCCTCGGTGGGGGGGAACAACGGGCGGCGGGAGGAGAGGGGCGCCGTGCTCGGCCCCGGGAACGGAGACGCTCcggtggaggaagaggaggacggCTGGCTCGGGGCGGCTTCGGCGGGGGAAGGCGTGgagcaggaagaggaggaagcgGAGTCGTGCGAGGCGGATCACGCCCCCCATCTTCTCCCCTCCTCCAGCACTCCTCCGCCCGACTCCAAAGGCAACGGCACGCCCACCTCCAAGAGCAAGCTGAAGAAGCGCTTCTCTCTGCGCAGCGTGGGGCGCAGCGTGCGCGGCAGCGTGCGCGGCATCCTGCACTGGAGGAGCTCCTCCAGCGACGCCGCTCAGAACCAGCTGCCCTCCAGCTACAGCTACACCATGGGCGTCCACGACTCCGCCCCCGCCAAGAGGAGCTCCGCCACacagccccccacccccacctcctCCATGCCCGTGTCCCTGTCCATGCCCCTCTCCCTTCcgcactcctcctcctcctccctgcctccctcctcctccagcagcgcCACCTCCCTGTCCGTGTCCGAGGCCGCCCGCGACCGCCGGCGAAGCAACGGCGAAGGAGGCGAGAAGGACAAGTGGAGCCATCGTCTGGAGAAGCTCCGGCTGTCCCGCTCGCCGCCCCCCCTCCTCACCCAGAGCCCTCACCCCGGCTCCAACTCGCTCCCCCCGAGCAGCGCCGGCGCCGTGGGTCCCCCCAGGAAGGTGGGCCGGCTGGTGCGGGAGGGCGGGGTGAGCGTCAGCTCCTCCAGCGACGAGTTGGGGGGGAACCACGTGTTCTCGGGCTTCTCCTTCGGCCTGCTGCACCACGGCGCAGAGAGCGGCGGCTCGGCCGCGCCGGCCCAGACGGCGCCGGTCCAGCCCCTGGCCAGCGGAGGGAACGTTCCCTGGAGGGGGGGCCGCTGGCACAAGTGCCGTCTGGTTCTGAGAGAGCGGGACCGGGAGGGCGCCGAGCGGGGAGAGGAGTACTACCTGGAGTTCTTCATCCCGCCAAAG TCCTCCAAGCCTCGGCTGACCGTCCCCTGCTGCTCCATCGTGGACGTGAGGAGCACCACGGCCCTGGAGGTCCCCGACAAGGAGAAcaccttcctgctgcag CTGGAGGGCTCGGCCCAGTACGTGATCGAGACTCGAGACGCGGTTCAGATGAGAGCCTGGCTCAGCGACATCAGGAACGCCATCTGTCTCAG TGAGCAGGAGGACGCTGAAGGTGTGTGCGCTGCTTCCATGGACATCAGCGGGACGCCGGAGACCGCCGACCGCCTCTCCCAGG TCTGCTACGGGGGAATCGGAGGCTCCTCCCCTCTGATGGACCCGCTCCCTCCAGAACTTCCTCCTCGAGCTCCACTGGACGAACCGGACGGCAGGAACTTCGGGGGAGGCGGGGCTAGTGTGGGCACGCCTTTGGCGGAGACGCCCGACGCGACAG GGTCGTTCCTCTTCTCTGAGGTGGGGCCGGCGGAGGCGGTGGAGCACCCGCTCAGCGAGTGCCAGTGGTTCCACGGCACGCTGTCGCGCCTCAAGGCCGCCCAGCTGGTTCTGGCCGGAGGCCCGGCGAGCCACGGCGTGTTCCTGGTGCGGCAGAGCGAGACGCGGCGGGGCGAGTACGTCCTCACCTTCAACTTCCAGGGAAAGGCCAAG CACCTCCGTCTGTCCCTGAACGAGGACGGCCAGTGCCGGGTGCAGCACCTCTGGTTCCAGTCCATCTTCGACATGTTGGAGCACTTCCGGGTGCACCCCATCCCCCTGGAGTCCGGCGGCGCCTCTGATGTCACGCTCATCAGCTTCGTTGGAGCCACCGCCGTCCGACAGCCAG GCCGGGACAGGGCGGGCAGTCGGCCTGCGGTCTGCGACGCCATCACCACGCGCCATCCCGACTCTCCATCAACCCCCATCTCTGACTGTGT